One genomic region from Epinephelus fuscoguttatus linkage group LG8, E.fuscoguttatus.final_Chr_v1 encodes:
- the LOC125893708 gene encoding uncharacterized protein LOC125893708, translating into MAALRVFLTLAVCLLFGHQTFARNDAPCQLSKWNNGFSTFVKRHIRSGTPNSLDQNEWYNYIKNNGGCDRPTQSFLHTSELDRVKAVCTNKGGKVYKDNLCISERPFTFVTVRSYQGTCGIKSVREETKHLILACEELNNQCLPVHFEGNPENLKPNNNARGCQDPGISANAPSFKAMTWLGVLSILLVFIYGYQN; encoded by the coding sequence ATGGCTGCTCTCAGGGTTTTCCTCACTCTGGCTGTCTGTCTTCTGTTTGGTCATCAAACATTTGCCAGAAACGACGCTCCCTGCCAGCTCTCTAAATGGAATAACGGCTTCAGCACCTTTGTCAAACGCCACATTCGCTCTGGTACTCCTAATTCTCTGGACCAGAATGAATGGTACAACTACATCAAGAATAACGGCGGCTGTGACAGACCCACCCAGTCCTTCCTCCACACAAGCGAACTGGACAGGGTGAAGGCCGTCTGCACTAACAAGGGGGGAAAGGTGTACAAGGACAACCTGTGCATCAGTGAGCGGCCTTTCACTTTTGTAACGGTGAGGAGTTATCAGGGAACATGTGGGATCAAGAGCGTCCGAGAGGAAACCAAACACCTGATCCTGGCCTGTGAGGAGCTCAACAATCAGTGTCTGCCAGTCCATTTTGAGGGAAACCCTGAAAATCTAAAGCCAAATAACAACGCCAGAGGCTGTCAGGACCCGGGAATTAGTGCCAATGCTCCCAGCTTCAAAGCCATGACGTGGCTCGGGGTTTTATCAattcttcttgtttttatttatggcTATCAGAATTAA